The Verrucomicrobiia bacterium genomic sequence CAGGACGAGTTGGTGCGATAGCGGCAGCACAAAGCGCTCGCTAAAGACATCGCCGGCGCGCTGGGTCAATTTATTGTGGTGAAACTTGCGGTAACAAGGCTCGTGACTGAAGTAATCGAGTGTCTGGTCGATAAAATGCTGGTCCCATTTAGAACTAAACCCTGCGCCGCCGCTCTGAGCAGGATGAGTGAGCATGGGCCAGGCGGTGGTTTCCTGAGCTATGCGCAGGACATCCGGGAAGCGCTGGCTGACCTCGGTGTTTAAGCGCTTGAGGAAATCCAGGCCCGCCAGGTTCTCGCGTCCACCATGGGGATTGGGGACCCATTGGCCGCTTTGCAGGGCGAAATCGAGAAAGAGCATGACCTCCAGCGAGTCGAGTCGCAACCCATCCGCATGGTACTTTTCCAGCCAGAACAGGGCGTTGCTCAAAATAAAACTGCGCACCTGCCCGCGCTCGTAATCGAAGCTGCACGCGCCGGGGTCTTCTGCCAAAGCCAGCCGGCAAAAACCCCGTTCATATAACTGCGTCCCGTCAAAATAAGCCAGGCCCGGCTCCTCGGCGGGGAAATGGGCAGGGACCCAATCCAGGATGACGCCGATAACGTGTTGGTGGAGATGATCGATCAGATACATCAAATCCTGCGGCGCCCCGTGGCGGCTGTCTGGGGCAAAATAGCCCGTGATCTGGTAGGGGTGTCCGGGTGGATGCTCCATGACGGGCATCAACTGGAGATGGGTAAAGCCCATTCGCATGGCGTAGTCAGCTAGTTTGGGGGCTAATTCGCGGTAGGTCAGGGGACGATTGCCTTCCTCTGGCACGCGCATCCAGGAGGCGAGGTCCACTTGATAAAATGCCAGAGGTGATTCGGTTTGATGGCGCTGAAGCCGGTGGGCCATCCAATCCTGGTCCTGCCACTGATAGTCCAGGTTGCAAACTAACGAGGCCTGCTGCGGCTGTTTTTTTGACGGAAACCGAGCGGGTCAAATCGGTCCAGCTCATAGCCGTGATGCCGCGAAATGAGATGGTAGCGGTAAGCCGCGCCGGGGCCGGCGTGCGGGATGAATCCTGACCAAATGCCGCTTTGGCCTAAGGGCCCGAGCGGGTGAGTGCGGTTGTTCCA encodes the following:
- a CDS encoding alpha-amylase family glycosyl hydrolase; protein product: MAHRLQRHQTESPLAFYQVDLASWMRVPEEGNRPLTYRELAPKLADYAMRMGFTHLQLMPVMEHPPGHPYQITGYFAPDSRHGAPQDLMYLIDHLHQHVIGVILDWVPAHFPAEEPGLAYFDGTQLYERGFCRLALAEDPGACSFDYERGQVRSFILSNALFWLEKYHADGLRLDSLEVMLFLDFALQSGQWVPNPHGGRENLAGLDFLKRLNTEVSQRFPDVLRIAQETTAWPMLTHPAQSGGAGFSSKWDQHFIDQTLDYFSHEPCYRKFHHNKLTQRAGDVFSERFVLPLSHQLVLPGHNSILARMPGDEWQRFANVRLLLSYLYLEPVPKAGFLAMMEMQLMNVFVMISYTRHQCQFTSLACRNPLVQYTPRG